The Methanococcus voltae genomic sequence TTGTTTAACCCGATTAATTTATTTTCTGCTTTTTCATATTCTAATACTTCGTAAAATTGACTAATCATAAACTTAATAGTTTCATTGTATGAAGAAGCTTTTAAAGCTGTTTTTATAAACTTTAATTTATTGGTATCCTCTTCATTTAATCTATAGGTCTTTTTTTTGTTATCGCTATTCATAGGTACCCCCGAATTAATACTAATAATAAATAGCATACTAAAAGCATATAAACCCGAATTACAGCTTTTTAAAATTTATAGTGCTTGTGTAAATTGTTGATATATTGTTAAAAAAGCGTCATTTCTTGCCTGCTAATCCCGTTGAGCTCTGCTCAACCCGCGTTCAAATCGCGGTCTCCGCGTTTTTTCTGTTTTAAAGGATTTTTAGAAGTTTAAATTTTTGTGATTTTTAAGAAATTAACGGGATAATTTTTGTAACTATTCCGTTTTTCATATAAGAAATAAGACTATATTAGGTTTATTATTGGATTTAAAAGGCATTTTACATTTTTCGTTTTCGGAAAAGTTCACGACAGTGCAACGGGATTAAGACGAAGTTCTCACTTTTATGTCTTATAAGAAAAAATAAAACTAGTAAATTTAATATATTTTTTTTAAATTAAAATATCCCTTAGTTTGAGGTTCTCGGGAAGTATAATAAAAACCTTCAATCTTATTTTCTGAAATTATTTTTAAAGTAGTAGTACCGTCATGAAATTGCATATCTTTTAAATCATGTCTTTTATTTTTATAACCATAGTAAAGAACTTTATGAAGTATATCTTCATTTCGAACATATGCAAAAGTACTTTCCGATTCTGAGTCATTAGCTCTTAAATGGATAGATATATCATTAAAATTTTGATTTATCTCAATATTTATACTATATTCTTTACGAGAACCATTTTCTTCATAAGAGGATATACCATTTCCTTTCCATACCCCTGTAAAATTAGGTATATTAGTAATTTTACTTACTATTTTATATTTCCAAATATGATTATTCCATAACCAAGAATAAATCTTATAAACTAGGGCTAAAGATACAACTACTGTAAGACATGGTATATCCCACGATCCTATTATATATTGTACAAATTCATTTAAAATATAACTGCTAATTACACTAGCAATAACTATGTAAAAATTAACTTGAGCACGTATATTGTTAGATAATCCGTAATTATGCATATTACACCTTTTTTGTAACTTGGTTATAAATATTATTTATAAAGTTTTTACAGTCTTCAGCATCCCAAACTGTAGAATCTTTATAACTATTACCAATTAATTGAGTAATTCCATTTTGACTTTTTAAATTACTAATATCTTTAGAATCTAAATCATGTAACCAAGTAATACAATTGTAGAATGTAGTTGTTAAATCACTCTTAAAGTTAGAATCTGGGACATTAGATAATAAACATTCTATAAAATATGAAGGTACATTTTGATTTTGAGGTTCCAATATTTTATAATTTACATTTTTGAAAATCCTAACTATTTGTTTATAATTTTTCCCAATAACATCTTGATTTTTCTCCCCACCGTTTTGTTTATGTAGTTTAGGATAATTAATAACCTTATTGCCACTAAGGTCCGTAATACAAATACCTTCAATAAAATTATTTGGGTTATGGGGATAATCTTTAGAACATTTTTTATATACTCTATATTCTATACACGGTACGATATCTACATTTAGATAATGATCTGGTAAAGTTAGTTTTAAGCATTTATTTCCTTCTTTTATAGGTATACTTTTATTCAAAAAAATAGTTTTTAATGTATTTTTTAAATCAACAGCTCCTATTGAGGATTGACCAGTATTGTTATTATATACTTCTTTATCGAAATATGATAATTTAGATATATCTGCATGCCATACGTCTTTTAGCATCACTACTACATCAATATCGCTATTTTCACGAATATTAGTGTGATTAGCATAAGAACCTTGTAAAAATATATCAAGTTTCTTATTATCTAGTTCTGATTTATCGTAATTATTAGTTATAATATTTTGGATATGGCTATACGTACGTTCAGATTTTTCTAATGCACCAGTATTACTCCACGTTTTTAATTGATCATCTGAGATCATGATATATCACCTCTTTAGAATAATAATATTTTAAAATTAACATTATATATTATTACTGTATAACTGTCGGAGTATAACTACAATATTGGGTGAAGAACTTACTTCAAAAGTGTAAATTTATAGGTCTGCAAAATGTTTGTGTGTATAAAATCTCAGGTTACCAAGTTACCAAAAAAATAATACTCAAAAAGGAAGACATATAATAGGGTAATCAAAAAAATAAGCGTAAATATAAAAAATAAAATGGTAACCTAAAGGTAACTTGGCGAAGTTACCATTTTTCTTGCATACTCCTATAAGAATATTATTAACAAAAATAATAATAAATGTGAATAATTAACGATTAGTATGACGAAAAGTAAAAAAGTAACTTGGTAGGTTACTATCTAAGTTACTATACAAGTTACTAAAATAAAGACATATAATAGAGATATAATTAATATATTAATAATATAATAATATAATATAAATGGTAACCTGGTAACCTGGAATTTTTGACTTTTTGATAAAAATATATTTTAGCTATTTTATGGTAACTTGGTAACTTGGTAACTTTAACATATCCTCTAAAAATACCCTATTATTAAAAATACATTTAAATGTATTGATATATTATTTTTTTAAAAAAAAATAAATAATTATTTGATGCATACATGAACTTCTCCAACTCTTGGTTGTGAGATATAACTTTTATAGTTCAGGTTCTTTATTGCAAGTAATACTTCATTATCTTCAATCTGAATATATTCTTTTACTTTTTCTATAATAATATCTATTTTCACATTGTCATTTTCATCTACATTTTCTAAAATTGTTTCGTACACTGTTACTGTTGTATCATTATATTCTACTTCAATATTCTTACTATGTTTATTTTTAGGTTCTGCTTTTTGTAGTGGCATCCATATTGCTTTTACTTTT encodes the following:
- a CDS encoding nucleotidyltransferase, with product MISDDQLKTWSNTGALEKSERTYSHIQNIITNNYDKSELDNKKLDIFLQGSYANHTNIRENSDIDVVVMLKDVWHADISKLSYFDKEVYNNNTGQSSIGAVDLKNTLKTIFLNKSIPIKEGNKCLKLTLPDHYLNVDIVPCIEYRVYKKCSKDYPHNPNNFIEGICITDLSGNKVINYPKLHKQNGGEKNQDVIGKNYKQIVRIFKNVNYKILEPQNQNVPSYFIECLLSNVPDSNFKSDLTTTFYNCITWLHDLDSKDISNLKSQNGITQLIGNSYKDSTVWDAEDCKNFINNIYNQVTKKV